Within Xiphias gladius isolate SHS-SW01 ecotype Sanya breed wild chromosome 14, ASM1685928v1, whole genome shotgun sequence, the genomic segment ttctgactttttatagaCAAtattaatcgagaaaataattgtcagttcAGTTGGTTATGACAaaaatcgttagttgcagccctaataaaTAGTCACATGAAGATCATAATAAGTCTGCAAATGTCTGCCtacatcaaaatgaaaagggGACACCCACTCTATTTAGTCCAGTCTCCATctactcttttctcttttctccaggTGGTCGCGATGTAGCCGAAGAGTTTCGCTCCCAGGAAATAGACGGACAGGCTCTGCTGCTTCTCACAGAGGATCACCTGGTCAGCACCATGAACCTTAAACTGGGACCTGCACTGAAACTCTGTGCCCACATTAACTCTCTGAAAGATGCATAAACAATTAACATTCCTACTCTCCAAGCGTgaggtttgggttttttttctggaccaggatgaagaaaaacagaacaatggTCTTATTTTAACTCCCCGCCCCCTGCAGGGACAACAAGGAGGCACCAATCATCTTTAACGTTGTCTGGCTTGTCCTCAGATTTGTACAAAGTCGGTTCAGACACAGAGCGGATTGTGCAAAACTGAAATCATGACCGCACAGACCGCAGTTTTCCTGAGACCACTGCCAAGGATTTCATTCCTGACACCTCCAGCTGTTCCAGCTGTTAGCCTGTCACACAGCGGAGGTTTCGGCTTGAAGTCCACTCACTCTCATGGCTGATTTTAACACAAAGATGAGCAGTTCCTTCTATTACCTCTGATCATTCCATTGTAGTGATTGTAGCATTTTTGCTCCAGTTATCCATTTGTTTCAAAATGGTTTTCAAAGATCTTTGTATCATTTGTAAACAAAGAGAACAtcttaacattttcattgttacACATAAAGGATGCCGTACGACTTCAAAGTTTACAAAACAGATTATTGCCTACTATCTTGGGGGCGGAGTTTGATACATCATCATCAGCAAACAGTTGTAATTACTTATGAAAGCTAACTGATAACAAggttatttattgttatttattattgtattattgccataataaaaaaatacaatgttatgGTGTCAATAATaacatatttttacagtgtgaagAGACTTTCATTTGCTCTGTCACACTTGTTGTTGAtccatttttctgcataataATCATAGTTTTTGATACTTGCAATACCTTTGATCTGATGATACCTCTGTACTTTTAATTAGGTAAGATTTTAAAGGCAGCACTTTTACTTGCGATGGAGCTAGAAGGAAAAAAGGGATCTCATCTCACCTCATTCTTTTACCTTTATGACATAAACATACAGATTCTTATAGAGTTTTCGTGCTTCATTATTGGTCAATGTGAGTCTCAAACTGAAAGATCTTTCACGCATTTCGTCATGCCACCACCAGAGGGCCTTCTtgatacttttttgtttttttagggaATTAAATGGTGGAACCGAGCCCAGTACAAGGACACGTTATCTACATTTTGAGCCAACAGTCGACTGTGGATGTGACAGTTTGTAGTCGTGGATAAAAACCTTAACTGAAATAACCACAACAGTTCTACCTTTGGCACAACAGCTCCAAGGATATACATTTTGTCTTTCTGGTATATAAGAATAGGTCAGCTGACAAATATTACCAACCCTCTGTTAAGCCTGTCACATTTACATGTTacatgacatgttttgttttttttaattttctctgaaagatataaagaaacagaaaaaggtaaatttagaaaattagataatatgaaaataatagttaagGATAACTACCATCACTACCACGGTCATTACATTCATCATCTAAACAGTCATTCCAGAGACTGAGCACAATATGGGCTGTCAGTAAGAACATGAACCTtaaacatcattttcatacctaacctctgtgtttatgtattcATATAATCaaacggggggggggttcttttACAAGGTCTTGCCTGAGTCATGACAATGTGCACCAACAAGCTATTTCGCCAACCAGGATAATAATCTTACTGTTACGTAGTGTAAAGATAGAATTAAGTTCAAGTGAGATCAGTTCCCATTCACACAATAACAACACATAAGTGAGACTTAGTTACAGTGATaactttgtttatttgaaacaaACCTAGACAGTTCATTTTACAGCTCCATCTTACACCTTagagacagattaaaatatattttggaaCATTGCTATAATCATTTAAGTGCAAATGAGTACATTTCTCTACTGAAAAATACTACTGACTATATCATATACTTTTCTATGCTATACACGGGGAATGTGTTGCCTGGATGTGAAACTTATCGATGGAATGTTTCAAGTGTGCAGGGATGGTctggatgaaaacagaaaaaaaaaaactaacagagatacagtatataaagaaaGTGTCCATGCACACTATTTGGTTTACAAGGCTACTGTGCAAAAAGTTGTGGCGTTTAAGACATTGAGCGATATCAATTTGATAGAAATGTCATTAACTCGGTAACAGGTGAGTGCTCAAGGAGGCGATAAGGTCTATCTGTGTACAGGCACTGCAAAGATGAGTTTATACATTCTCAAATCTGGTAACGCTTTATTTTATAGGTCCTTGAACTCTGAttaatttccaaataatttCCTGGGTTGTTTCTTGAAAACAACCATGTTATATGGCGCTAATTACAGGTAAAGTAGAGAATGATCCAGTTAATGTCCAGTGCTATGTAGTGCTAGGGCAGCCTTGAGACTTTTTAGTCAGAGGACAGCAGGTGAGCTGaacatgaaaatgcaaaatgtgtctacaaaacacacaattcaGCAAATATCAAGGCTAAACtttccaataataaatgaatgattaataAATATGTACTGGGGTTTAAATGGAGCAATATCTTTCAGGGAAATTCCTCTGCAAATCACAACTAATTTGACTGATTGTAATGGCGTGTCTATATTCCCTGTAATTATTACCATACATGGTACTTTCCAGGAAAATGTCAAGAAATTCTGAAACAATGGACCtgcaaaataaagcattacttTCAAACTTCTATGCTCAGGGCTTTTTGTTTATTGCATCCTTTAGAGTCCACACTCTGTCCCAACATATGAGAGAAATTTAACGTCAGCTGCAATCAAATCTAAAATGCATGTAACCGGATAAATAAATACCCCTGAAATCTGTGCAAACCTGAAACTACAAGCTGTATATTGTGAAGCTTTCTCACATAACTAGCAAATAACCTAATAACCTGAGGCTGGAGAAAAAATAAGCAGACGTCTATGACTTTTAAAGTACTAGAAGATTCATAATGTAATTTAGtttctaaaaagaaaaccagggtaataaaaataaacaactgtttctCCATCTGCAATACCAACGAACAAGAAAAAGCCAATGTGGTTTGCAAATAATTTGGTAACTATAATGCACAAAgctgaattacattacataaaaatctctaaaattataaattaatttataaaaacacaggaatgagCCTTTTCACGGGGAAATGGGTTCAGTATGTTGCCTCTCCGCTTCTTGCTGGTTCTCTCAAGCATGAAATAAACAGGGTGGAACATCTTTCCCGACGGACAGCAGCGGCATAGCTTATGATGACAACTGACCCACTCAAACATGTGAGCTGCGTAGCACACATGCAGAGAAGACAGGCAGGAGGAGACCGGAGAGTGAAAATGTCATTGTTGGACATCAGCCCGGCTCAGGGCATACTGCCAGAGCTGAGCCCGTCCTTCTCTGCAGATATGGACTTGACCAGCTCCTCCACCCAGCGGACCTCAGAGGCCACCTGCTCAGCCAGGGCCTCGTAGCGGTTTTCCAAGCGCCCAAACCTGCGCTTGAGGATGTTGGCGGCTTGCATGGTGACCCGGGCGTCCTCCTGGCACTTCTTGCGCTGGGCCTGAGAGCGCTGCAGCTCTTGGCGTATGTGGCTCAGGTCGCTGGAGATGCTCTGGTTCTCCTCTTTGTACCAGCCCTCCTTCTCCTCATAGATAGACAGCAGCGCCGCCACGTCCTCTTGGCACGAGCGCTGATTGCGCTCCAGCTCCTTCAGGCCTTCCTCTGCCGCTGCGATCTCCTCGAGTACCTGGGAGAAGCGCTCGAAGTTGACGTAGGTGTTGTTAGGTGGCATGCTGGAGTGGGACTTGATGGTGTACTCCTTCAGACGAGTGGTCTTCAGGCGCCGGCGCTCGGGTTTGTGGTCTCTTTCCTCCTGGCGCACGTTCCGCCTCTTAATCACCTgcagaagaaaaatgcaaaggTTTGAAATAAGGATGGTAATTAGATAAGATATCCcaactgatactggatttttgaggccaacACCATTACTGATATTtgagggtttaaaaaaattggTAACTCTGTCAATATTCATTTTGTTACATAAACAcagaacataaacaaaaacttttgaaaGGGACTTAAATTTGCtttattaaagaattgtgactaAGGTATGTACTGACTAGGATTTGTTGCAGTTAGGCTACAAATTAACTGCAGCGCTCTCAGGTGGAAAAACTATGTAATGAAACCTGGACCGTTTTTTAAATAtcctcaaacatatctttggtgTTGCCCTATTACAATTTCTTGTTGCTTATCAGCCGACACATACACTACTTATAACTTAACTGCACTGCAATTGAGTCATGGAGTAATGTGCTCCCTGTGCTCTTTCTGTGTTAGAGGATGGGCTGCAGCATTTTGAACAATATATCCACGAGCTATATCTCTTTGGCTGTGGCAGAAGTATAACGAATTACAGTAATCTAGTCATGTAGACACAAAAGCATAGATTCATTCCTTAGCACTTTCAGAACATTAAATATGTATGAGCTTAGAAATATTtcttaatgaggaaaaaaaaaaaaaaaaaaactatgatcAAAAAAAGTTTCTTAATATGAATAGACAGCTCAGCAGCTGAACTGCAAATGTGACTGTGAATGTTTTAACTGTAAAACCAgatataaatgctaaataaaacGCCCACCTTAATCCAAGGGTGCTCAAGACTGTCATCAATCGTCATCCTCTTCCTGCGAAAGAAAATAATCCACCGGTGAGAAAATGACAGAGTTTAGACTTTTATATCTTTACATAACAgacatttctctccttttcttgtGGCTTTAAATGAGACGATAGTCTTACTTTGGATCCTTTACCAACAGGCGCCGTATGAAGTCTTTGGCCAGCTCACTGGTATTGCTGAAATACTCCTCATCAAAGTCGTAGTTGACAGCTGAGATGTTAGTCAGGGTCTCCTGCTTGGTCTCGCCCAGAAACGGAGAAGCACCACTCAACCTAACGCAGACAGAGGTTTTGCTTTAGACCACATATGGAGGAGTGGTGAAGTGATTTCTGTTTCtacaaatgaaaacagcctGTCATGAAGTGAAACACTACTCACAGAATGTATGTGATTACTCCGATGCTCCTGCAGAGAAGATGAGAAGCACACATGAATGGGAACTGCCGCACATGTCAGTATACAGCTTCAGTggaaattcaaaaaaacaagaaaaaagaaaaaaaaaaaacatgctgacatCTTACCACATGTCTGCCTCCAGTCCAAGTGGCTCATAGTTGACTATTTCTGGCGctgtaaaacacaaaggaaTGAACTCTTTAATTCAAACCAGATGTGGGGATCTGAAACACACCATCAGCCACTTACAAGGTTCAACTCACTTGCCAGCGTGGgcaaaaactacaacaaaaaaaaactgatctggGATTTTGAAAGTGGAACTTTTAACTGTGTGAATTGGATATGTTGGAGGATCTCACCGACAAACTCTGGCGTTCCAAAGATGTTCTTGAACTCGTTTCCTGCTTTAATCTGATGAGCAATCCCAAAGTCAATCAGTTTGATCCTGGGGTTGGGGACGTTCTTGTCCAGCAGCATGATATTCTcaggctgaaaaagaaaagagtgagagaagggggaaatgttttcatttagtacacatatacacagagtTACCAGGGCACTTGATTTCCCTTTGTctaacattaaagctgcattaatggATATTTTGGCCACTTGCGGGCAGAGgaacaaactggaaaaaaaaaccaaaaaaaaaacacagtaacaaatGATCACCTTTTAAAGTTCAGTTGCAACAGTCACTTATTTAtacaataaaacagacacagagcaacatttgtGTTGATTTGGAGTCacgtttgtgtccacctgatgaatttaagtccaaagTCCTTTGAGATCCACtgactcctgagggaaatatttggatctttagctgctaaatgctccactatgttcacgTTAACttcttctgtctgctgtttgttgctgggCAGGGGGTATACAGCGGGTTTATCAGCGAATTGTTATTTAAATCAACAAATGGCTGGCTATGTCTGGAAACGaggctgatgagagcagagTGTGTAGTTTGTGGGccgtaaaaacaaaaagatgctACGACGTTCTAGAAGGTGAGGAGAACTGCATAGTCGGGTAATAATTCcttgtgggtttgtcactatgagtgaccccGTTTCACGTTACAGGCATTATTAAGGTACATTTCCAAGTTTGTTTGTCCTTCAAAGCCATCTCATCTGACACCGGGTTGGATCCAGGCAATTTAGAGTAGCACTATAGAAACTAATCACAATGTAAAGCTCCAAACAGATCTGCTAGTAAGGACAGCTTAGCCATGTATCAACATAATAATGCAACTGTCTTATGAGAAGTATCATTTGGGAGTTTGAATAATAGAATGTTTTGATATTTACGTATTGCTGTGTGAAGGCTGCTATATAAATTAAGTTCAAtttgatatactgtagctgaattctcattttttcttggtcttaatgcatgaattaaaattaaatgatgcatttttctGGAATAAATAGACCGCTGTAGCTGACTGTAATGAACAATGAAAGCCACTCATCTGTTTGCTTATCACGTCCACATAACAAGTTAATTTCATTGTATCTGTATATTAAAAGACAACAAGGGAATAGCCATCCCAAAAATATCATTACATTATTcaaaactagggctgcaactaacaattattttccttattgatgctgattattttctcaattatcCGTTCAGTCTATGAAATGTAAACAAGAATTGAAAAACGCTCATTCAAACTCCCCACAGCCCAAGTAACATCTTAAAATCTTCGATTTGTCTATTGAttagttcaaaaaaaaaaaaaaaaaaagaagatatttcacatattctcacatttgagaagctaaacCGGCAAAATTGCAACATGTTCGCTTGAAAACTGgctgaaataataaacagattatcaaaatagttgcagattaattttcttttgatggattaatcattgcagctctacaaAAATCATCAGCCAAAGACATCTTTCAGTTTTGCCCTGCCCAGATACTGCATACATTTTCCCCACAAACAGCAGGGCAGCCTTGTGTGCCTACAGCTCTATCCTGGGTTACAGATGGAAAAACCGCTCAGAACACAGAAGTGCCAGCTACTTACAGTACAACACAAACTTCTTCTAACACCTTAACTGAGCTTCTCACCAACGTGTCATTTACGACCGTTGGCCCAGAGCCTCACAAACAGGCTGTCTTAACCACACACTCTGCTGACCTTGAGGTCAAAGTGAGCGATGCGTTTGGAGTGGAGATACTGAACGCCGTCCAGGATCTGTTTGAGAAACTGGGTGGCCTCCTCCTCCGTCAGAGATTCCTTCTCAGCCAGGAAGTCGAACAGTTCTCCTCCGGACACCAGCTCCAGGATCAAGATCACATCCGTCTTGTTTTCAAAGATGTCGTGCAGGGTGATGATGTTGCTGTGCTGGATCTCCCGCAGGATGTTGACCTCGCGCTCGATCTCTTCGCGGCTCACCCCTCGCCGGCTGGACGACAGCCGCCGCTTCTTTATGAACTTGGCCGCGTACTCAACGCCTGTGCTCTTCTCCTTACACTTGCGAACGATGGCAAACTGTCCGCTGCAGGAAGGAGAGATTAAGgacaatattattttattacatgcAAAAGCATGTAGGACTTAAACGATTACTTAATTACTTAgccaaatgaaagaaaatcatcTTAAAGTTTGATGATAATTGTTGATCCGTCATCAGTGTAGTCATTGATCAAGTAACAATAGCAAAGTTGCCAGTTATATCACCACAGCTACTTAGACTTgcccttttgtgtttttccagtttcatGTTATTGTAATGATTGAATTCTTGGCTGCTGGTCAGAGTACGTAAGCTATATTAAGACATGACTTTGGGAGATCGttgcttttaatattttacaaactAAGTCAGTGCTTCCCACCTTTTctggcttgtgacccctcatCACAGATAAGGGCCTCAATGTAAACCTATGGTTAAACCAAagactgttttttctttatcagaTTGCTTCATTTGAGGggttttcagaggctcaaagaGGTAGTATCCAATATTtcccaaggaaaaaaaaaaaagacagaaaatcttcactgtaaaaaaaatatacatccTATCAAGTCATTTCTGTCCGtaatcaaattataaaaaacTAGTTTTcttaacaaaaactaaagtaatCTGCCACTGCAGTGGGAATATTTCAATCTGTTTCCAAAAGAATTCAACTTGTTTCAACAATTTATAGAAACGAGAGTCGTTGTTTTTATAAGCAAGAAAGC encodes:
- the dapk3 gene encoding death-associated protein kinase 3, with amino-acid sequence MAGFRQEDVELYYEMGEELGSGQFAIVRKCKEKSTGVEYAAKFIKKRRLSSSRRGVSREEIEREVNILREIQHSNIITLHDIFENKTDVILILELVSGGELFDFLAEKESLTEEEATQFLKQILDGVQYLHSKRIAHFDLKPENIMLLDKNVPNPRIKLIDFGIAHQIKAGNEFKNIFGTPEFVAPEIVNYEPLGLEADMWSIGVITYILLSGASPFLGETKQETLTNISAVNYDFDEEYFSNTSELAKDFIRRLLVKDPKKRMTIDDSLEHPWIKVIKRRNVRQEERDHKPERRRLKTTRLKEYTIKSHSSMPPNNTYVNFERFSQVLEEIAAAEEGLKELERNQRSCQEDVAALLSIYEEKEGWYKEENQSISSDLSHIRQELQRSQAQRKKCQEDARVTMQAANILKRRFGRLENRYEALAEQVASEVRWVEELVKSISAEKDGLSSGSMP